The Nitrosomonas sp. sh817 genome includes a window with the following:
- a CDS encoding ABC transporter permease produces the protein MNLITILGEAFRALRQNRLRTGLTMLGMIIGVAAVVLMLSIGQGARAKINETIAAMGSNLFLVVPGATSSGGFSFGSGSVRTLTINDAYAIADLASIAATSPVTTGTVQLNYASKNWSTIITGTTPDYFVVGNWKMESGTAFTESDLRSAARVAVLGSITSKNLFGDEDPVGKTIRITNRPFQVVGVLMAKGQSLTGRDQDDNVFIPITTSERQITGNQFPGSIRYMLVQGKSAEDMDIAEIEITQLLRQRHRIQAGKENDFTVRNLTAIADVATDAAKIMSIVLGAIASVSLMVGGIGIMNIMLVSVTERTREIGIRMALGANQRAILAQFLLEAIMICVLGGSIGLLLGIAGAWVVSRFADMLIVITLGMIGLAFLFSSAVGIFFGFYPARKASSLKPVDALRYE, from the coding sequence ATGAACTTAATCACAATACTTGGCGAAGCATTCCGCGCCTTGCGGCAAAATCGTTTGCGAACCGGGCTCACGATGCTGGGCATGATTATCGGTGTTGCTGCGGTGGTGCTGATGTTGTCTATCGGACAAGGGGCGCGCGCGAAAATCAATGAAACCATTGCGGCAATGGGCAGCAACTTATTCCTCGTGGTGCCGGGGGCCACGTCATCCGGCGGCTTCAGTTTCGGTAGCGGCAGCGTAAGAACACTGACCATCAATGATGCTTATGCCATCGCGGATTTGGCATCGATTGCGGCAACCTCGCCGGTTACAACCGGAACAGTTCAGCTCAATTATGCTTCCAAAAACTGGAGCACCATCATCACTGGAACCACGCCGGATTATTTCGTGGTCGGAAACTGGAAAATGGAATCCGGTACCGCATTTACCGAATCCGATTTACGCTCTGCCGCACGTGTTGCGGTGTTGGGTTCGATCACCTCGAAGAATCTATTCGGCGATGAAGATCCGGTCGGCAAAACGATCCGGATCACCAACCGGCCCTTTCAAGTTGTCGGTGTGCTGATGGCCAAAGGGCAAAGCCTGACCGGGCGCGATCAAGATGATAACGTCTTTATCCCGATTACCACCAGCGAAAGACAAATCACTGGCAATCAGTTTCCAGGTTCTATCCGTTATATGCTGGTGCAAGGAAAATCCGCCGAGGATATGGATATCGCGGAAATAGAAATCACCCAGTTACTGCGCCAGCGTCACCGGATTCAAGCGGGTAAGGAAAACGATTTTACCGTACGCAACTTGACGGCGATTGCCGATGTTGCGACGGACGCCGCAAAAATTATGTCCATTGTGCTGGGAGCCATTGCTTCGGTCTCTTTAATGGTCGGCGGTATCGGCATCATGAACATCATGCTGGTATCGGTCACTGAACGTACCCGGGAAATCGGCATCCGAATGGCTTTGGGCGCCAATCAACGCGCTATCCTGGCACAGTTTTTACTGGAAGCGATCATGATTTGCGTCCTGGGAGGTAGCATCGGATTGTTGCTAGGAATCGCTGGGGCATGGGTTGTCAGCCGGTTCGCGGATATGTTGATTGTGATCACTCTCGGGATGATCGGCTTGGCTTTCTTATTTTCTTCCGCGGTCGGGATTTTTTTTGGATTCTATCCGGCGAGGAAAGCATCTTCGTTAAAACCGGTGGATGCGCTCCGCTATGAATAA
- a CDS encoding ABC transporter ATP-binding protein, whose protein sequence is MLAQNNNADTAIIRIENLCKSYSLQGADGKTIISQVLFDINITVNQGEFVAIMGHSGSGKSTLMNILGCLDIPTSGSYWLSGKNISTLSENELARIRNQSIGFVFQGFNLLKRMTALDNVAVPLLYAGISRSKSRQQALTLLRSTGLEKFAMHQPNQLSGGQQQRVAISRALVNHPPLILADEPTGNLDTQTSKEIMQLFEQLNRDQGITIVLVTHEDDIASYARRLIRLKDGCVIYDDKNTIISDR, encoded by the coding sequence ATGTTGGCTCAAAACAATAACGCTGACACAGCCATCATACGAATTGAGAATTTGTGCAAAAGCTATAGCTTACAAGGCGCCGACGGCAAAACCATTATTAGTCAGGTTCTGTTTGACATCAACATCACCGTGAATCAAGGCGAGTTTGTTGCCATTATGGGACATTCGGGGTCTGGAAAATCCACATTAATGAATATCCTGGGCTGTCTGGATATTCCAACCAGCGGATCTTACTGGTTGTCCGGCAAAAATATCTCGACATTGTCTGAAAATGAGCTGGCACGCATCCGCAATCAAAGTATTGGTTTCGTATTTCAGGGATTTAATCTTCTAAAACGCATGACAGCTTTGGATAATGTTGCCGTTCCATTGCTGTATGCCGGAATCAGCCGGTCTAAAAGCCGCCAGCAAGCACTTACGCTGTTACGTAGCACCGGTCTGGAAAAATTTGCCATGCATCAACCGAATCAATTATCAGGCGGGCAACAACAACGCGTCGCGATCAGCCGCGCTTTAGTCAATCACCCCCCGCTCATTCTCGCCGATGAACCAACCGGCAATCTGGATACGCAAACCAGCAAGGAGATTATGCAATTGTTTGAGCAGCTCAATCGCGATCAAGGTATAACCATCGTATTGGTAACGCATGAAGATGACATCGCATCATATGCCAGACGTTTAATCCGTCTAAAAGACGGGTGTGTCATTTATGACGACAAAAACACCATCATCAGCGATCGCTAA
- a CDS encoding efflux RND transporter periplasmic adaptor subunit has translation MLTQNGKQTALIFVLMIAIIAYWYGTDQKESDTNPYKTRSAERGDIIQTISANGTLTPLILVNVGTQISGTVARLYADYNDRIETGQVLAELDPALLRAQLQQSRANHLNAQTALKIAENKLKRHRLLQQQGFISPEALEIVEQETAAARAQTAVTKAQVDRDQTNLDYSIIRSPISGVVIARDVDIGQTVAANFQTPTLFKIAKDLRQMQINISVAEADIGLLHIGQSINFSVDAFQNLQFTGTVKQVRLNPTIQENVVTYNVVAIVDNEDEKLLPGMTANIYFVVAQKNDVLRVPNAALRFQPKVSQLSDSGKASLKTASSTLYILKENKPSLVNVVTGISDGNHTEIISGEINPGDPIIISEAVDKKESESKFRLRFF, from the coding sequence ATGCTTACTCAGAATGGCAAACAGACAGCTCTGATATTCGTACTGATGATTGCCATTATTGCTTATTGGTACGGTACTGATCAGAAAGAATCCGATACTAACCCTTATAAAACCAGAAGTGCCGAACGCGGTGATATTATTCAAACGATCTCCGCCAATGGCACGTTAACGCCGCTCATTTTAGTCAATGTCGGCACCCAGATATCAGGAACCGTGGCCAGATTATATGCCGACTATAATGACCGTATCGAAACCGGTCAGGTGTTAGCCGAACTCGATCCGGCGCTGTTACGCGCGCAATTACAACAATCCCGGGCTAACCACCTGAACGCGCAAACAGCCTTAAAAATTGCGGAAAACAAATTGAAACGCCATCGTTTGTTACAGCAACAAGGATTCATCTCACCGGAAGCGCTGGAAATCGTTGAGCAAGAAACCGCAGCGGCACGAGCGCAAACGGCAGTCACGAAGGCGCAAGTGGATCGCGACCAAACCAATCTTGACTACAGCATCATCCGCTCTCCAATTTCCGGGGTTGTCATTGCACGTGATGTCGATATCGGGCAAACCGTCGCGGCCAATTTTCAGACACCGACTTTGTTCAAAATCGCCAAAGATTTGCGGCAGATGCAAATCAACATCAGCGTTGCAGAAGCGGATATCGGCTTATTGCATATCGGACAGTCGATCAATTTTTCTGTCGATGCTTTCCAGAATCTCCAATTTACCGGTACTGTTAAGCAGGTCCGGTTGAATCCGACCATCCAGGAAAATGTTGTGACCTATAATGTGGTAGCGATCGTTGATAATGAAGATGAAAAGTTATTACCCGGCATGACCGCCAACATTTACTTTGTCGTGGCGCAAAAAAATGACGTGCTCCGCGTACCCAATGCTGCATTGCGATTTCAACCGAAAGTCAGCCAGTTGAGTGATTCCGGCAAAGCCTCGCTCAAAACCGCGTCCTCCACACTTTATATCCTTAAGGAAAACAAGCCTTCACTGGTAAATGTTGTGACCGGGATTTCCGATGGAAATCATACGGAAATCATCAGTGGTGAAATTAATCCCGGTGATCCCATCATTATCAGCGAAGCGGTTGACAAGAAGGAATCCGAGAGTAAGTTCCGGTTAAGGTTTTTCTAA
- a CDS encoding M48 family metalloprotease → MRILCLIIALSLLLPGKVIAHELPDLGDVSQVTITPYQERQLGLKIMRQIRADPSYMDDSEIASYLSNLGHKLISNSNEASVDQLFEFFAIQDPAINAFALPGGFMGFNSGLIIAAQSESELAAVMSHEIAHVTQKHLARMIAAQKYDWIKSIAALAVAIIAARSNPQASQAVLVASQASMIQSKLDFTRNHEKEADRIGLNILLDAGFDAQGMTTFFERLQKSGRFHETGAPSYLRTHPITYERIADIQNRIRDMPYRQVSDSIDFLLVRSKLRALQGKPHDAVAQFKMRLEERRYSNEIAERYGYIQALMRNKKFKQANAELTHLYQLLQQDSTTPELRGHQLGATIRIESKNVIAGAMIETLAASVKLANKEMDAAFKIYQSALKIYPQHRALTHGYAQALIQKKQVNTALEFLTRQLNLIQNDPKLYELQAQCYSLLGDKMLEHRAQAEVYFLKGHYKAAADQLKTALQNDNGDFYQLSSLEARLKQIQILIDEEEKEK, encoded by the coding sequence ATGAGAATTCTTTGCCTGATCATTGCACTGTCGCTGTTGTTGCCAGGCAAAGTTATTGCCCATGAACTTCCAGACTTGGGCGACGTATCGCAAGTGACCATCACACCATATCAAGAGCGGCAGCTTGGTTTGAAAATCATGCGTCAGATCCGCGCAGATCCAAGCTACATGGATGATTCGGAAATTGCCAGCTATCTCAGCAATCTCGGTCATAAACTGATCAGCAATTCCAATGAAGCCAGTGTCGATCAGCTATTCGAGTTCTTCGCCATTCAGGATCCGGCGATTAACGCGTTTGCACTACCCGGCGGGTTCATGGGCTTTAACAGTGGTCTGATTATCGCGGCTCAAAGCGAATCCGAGTTGGCAGCCGTAATGTCTCACGAAATTGCGCATGTCACACAAAAACACCTCGCGCGCATGATCGCCGCGCAAAAATACGACTGGATTAAATCCATTGCGGCATTAGCGGTTGCGATTATCGCAGCGCGCTCCAATCCTCAAGCGAGCCAGGCGGTCTTGGTAGCTTCCCAGGCCAGCATGATTCAATCCAAACTGGACTTCACCCGCAATCACGAAAAAGAAGCCGATCGCATTGGCTTGAATATTTTGCTCGATGCTGGATTTGATGCGCAAGGAATGACGACATTCTTTGAACGTCTGCAAAAATCCGGGCGCTTTCACGAAACCGGCGCGCCGTCGTACCTGCGAACCCACCCGATCACATACGAACGGATTGCGGATATTCAGAACCGGATCCGCGACATGCCTTATCGCCAGGTTTCCGATAGCATCGATTTCCTGTTGGTCCGATCCAAGTTACGAGCCCTGCAGGGAAAACCGCATGATGCGGTTGCGCAATTCAAGATGCGCTTGGAAGAGCGACGCTATAGCAATGAAATTGCAGAACGTTACGGCTATATCCAAGCATTGATGCGTAATAAAAAATTTAAGCAAGCCAACGCTGAACTAACACACTTGTATCAGCTCTTGCAGCAAGACTCAACAACGCCGGAACTGCGCGGCCACCAATTAGGCGCGACCATCCGGATTGAATCCAAGAATGTCATTGCCGGCGCCATGATCGAAACACTCGCAGCCAGCGTAAAACTTGCCAATAAAGAAATGGACGCGGCGTTCAAGATTTATCAAAGCGCTTTAAAAATATACCCGCAACATCGCGCTTTGACTCATGGTTATGCGCAAGCCCTAATTCAGAAAAAACAAGTTAACACTGCGCTGGAATTTCTGACCCGGCAATTAAACTTGATCCAGAATGATCCAAAGCTATATGAGTTGCAAGCCCAGTGCTACTCTTTGCTGGGCGATAAAATGCTGGAGCATCGCGCGCAGGCCGAAGTGTATTTTCTGAAAGGCCATTACAAAGCAGCGGCTGATCAATTGAAAACCGCACTGCAAAACGACAATGGTGATTTTTATCAACTCTCAAGCCTGGAGGCGCGATTAAAGCAAATCCAGATTCTGATTGATGAAGAAGAAAAAGAAAAATAA
- a CDS encoding phosphomannomutase/phosphoglucomutase: MPVIPHEIFKAYDIRGIVGKTVTVENVEKIGHAIGSEARARNLTTIAIGRDGRLSGPELSQALARGIQKSGINVIDVGMVATPMLYFAAHELCQYSGVMVTGSHNPPEYNGFKIVLGGQTLAAETIQGLRIRIETNDLTHGSGVYSGHNIVDAYLKRITGDVRLARPLKIVVDCGNGVAGAFAPALYRSLGCEVTELFCDVDGSFPNHHPDPSVPDNLNDVIQALKTTDAEIGLAFDGDGDRLGIVTKTGHIINADRQLMLFAADVLSRNPGAKIIFDVKCTRNLAPWITQHGGTPVMWKTGHSFIKSKLIEEKALLAGEMSGHLFFKERWYGFDDGLYAGARLLELLSRETDINAALNNLPDSLNTPELQVRTAEGENHALIAQLQKNAVFDNPQQIITTDGLRVEYRDGFGLARASNTTPVMVLRFEADNPAALQRIQEDFRRNILQAKPDAQLPF; the protein is encoded by the coding sequence ATGCCAGTCATTCCCCATGAAATTTTCAAAGCCTATGATATCCGCGGCATCGTTGGTAAGACGGTTACTGTCGAGAATGTCGAAAAGATCGGTCATGCCATCGGTTCCGAAGCGCGCGCCAGAAATCTGACAACCATCGCGATTGGCCGTGATGGACGCTTATCCGGTCCGGAATTATCGCAAGCGTTGGCGCGGGGTATCCAAAAAAGCGGAATCAATGTCATCGATGTCGGCATGGTTGCCACTCCGATGCTGTATTTTGCCGCCCATGAATTATGCCAATATTCCGGCGTGATGGTGACCGGCAGCCATAACCCCCCTGAATACAACGGCTTTAAGATTGTCTTGGGCGGCCAGACCCTGGCCGCTGAAACCATTCAGGGATTGCGAATCCGTATCGAAACGAATGATCTGACGCATGGTTCGGGGGTTTATTCCGGACACAACATCGTTGATGCTTACCTAAAACGTATCACCGGCGACGTGCGATTGGCTCGCCCTTTAAAAATCGTGGTTGATTGCGGTAATGGTGTTGCGGGTGCTTTTGCGCCGGCGCTGTATCGAAGTCTCGGTTGTGAAGTAACTGAATTGTTTTGCGATGTCGACGGTTCTTTTCCCAATCACCATCCGGACCCGTCCGTGCCGGATAATTTGAACGACGTCATCCAAGCATTAAAAACCACGGATGCAGAAATCGGCTTGGCTTTCGACGGCGACGGCGACCGGCTTGGCATCGTCACGAAAACAGGGCATATTATTAATGCAGACCGCCAGTTGATGCTGTTTGCCGCCGATGTGCTATCGCGCAATCCTGGCGCAAAAATTATTTTTGATGTGAAATGCACCCGGAACTTAGCGCCATGGATCACGCAGCATGGCGGCACACCGGTGATGTGGAAAACCGGTCATTCTTTCATCAAATCCAAACTGATCGAAGAAAAGGCGCTATTAGCCGGGGAAATGAGCGGCCATTTGTTCTTCAAAGAACGATGGTATGGCTTTGACGATGGTTTGTATGCCGGAGCGCGGCTGCTCGAACTGCTAAGCCGTGAAACCGATATCAATGCGGCGCTGAATAATTTGCCTGATAGTCTCAATACGCCCGAACTGCAAGTCCGTACCGCCGAAGGAGAAAATCATGCGCTGATCGCGCAGTTACAGAAAAATGCCGTTTTTGACAATCCGCAACAAATCATCACGACCGATGGTTTGCGCGTGGAGTACCGGGATGGTTTCGGCTTAGCGCGCGCTTCCAATACTACGCCGGTGATGGTGTTGCGATTTGAAGCGGATAATCCGGCTGCGCTGCAGCGCATTCAAGAGGATTTTCGCCGCAATATCCTGCAAGCAAAGCCTGATGCGCAATTACCTTTCTAG
- a CDS encoding zinc-finger domain-containing protein encodes MNQQTKHKTPVVEVTAEDLPLHCPTPAMMLWNSHPRVFLPIEATGEALCPYCGTQYILKGGATAAHH; translated from the coding sequence ATGAATCAACAAACAAAACATAAAACACCGGTCGTTGAAGTAACGGCAGAAGACTTGCCGCTGCACTGTCCCACTCCGGCAATGATGCTATGGAATTCGCATCCGCGGGTTTTTTTACCGATTGAGGCAACCGGTGAAGCATTGTGTCCATATTGCGGTACACAATATATCCTCAAGGGCGGAGCCACCGCTGCGCATCACTAA
- a CDS encoding branched-chain amino acid transaminase yields MSMADRDGVIWYDGKMVPWRDANTHVLTHTLHYGLGVFEGLRAYETAQGPAIFRLQEHTDRLFNSAHIFMMKMPYDKATLMQAQCDVVKQNKLTSGYIRPIAFYGAEAMGLSARTLSVHVAIAAWPWGTYLGAEALENGIRVKTSSFTRHHVNINMCRAKSVTTYANSILANQEVALNGYDEALLLDAEGYVAEGSGENIFIVKQGKLYTPDLTSCLEGITRASIMELATELGITVIEKRITRDEIYCAEEAFFTGTAAEVTPIRELDNRIIGAGKRGPVTAKIQTLFFNCVKGKAKDHENWLTLV; encoded by the coding sequence ATGTCGATGGCTGACCGTGACGGAGTAATCTGGTATGACGGGAAAATGGTTCCCTGGCGGGATGCCAATACGCATGTCTTAACACATACCCTACACTATGGGTTGGGAGTATTTGAAGGATTGCGAGCCTATGAAACCGCGCAAGGTCCGGCGATTTTCCGTTTGCAAGAACATACCGATCGTTTGTTCAATTCAGCGCATATATTCATGATGAAAATGCCCTACGACAAAGCCACGCTGATGCAAGCGCAGTGCGATGTGGTCAAGCAAAACAAGTTGACGTCCGGGTATATCCGCCCAATCGCATTCTATGGCGCCGAAGCAATGGGACTTTCGGCGAGAACATTATCGGTTCACGTAGCGATCGCAGCCTGGCCTTGGGGAACATACCTGGGAGCCGAAGCGCTGGAGAACGGCATCCGTGTTAAAACTTCCTCGTTCACTCGCCATCATGTCAACATTAATATGTGCCGTGCCAAATCGGTGACAACGTATGCCAATTCAATTTTAGCGAATCAAGAGGTCGCGCTTAACGGTTATGACGAAGCGCTGTTATTGGATGCCGAAGGCTACGTGGCCGAAGGATCCGGTGAAAATATCTTCATCGTGAAACAAGGCAAACTGTATACGCCTGATCTAACCTCCTGTTTGGAAGGCATTACCCGGGCATCGATTATGGAACTTGCGACTGAATTGGGAATAACGGTCATCGAGAAGCGCATCACCCGCGACGAAATCTATTGCGCCGAAGAAGCATTTTTTACGGGCACAGCCGCCGAAGTGACACCGATTCGTGAGCTGGACAATCGCATTATTGGCGCGGGTAAGCGCGGACCGGTTACCGCGAAAATACAGACTTTATTTTTCAATTGCGTCAAGGGCAAAGCCAAGGATCATGAAAACTGGCTCACTTTGGTCTAA
- the tnpA gene encoding IS200/IS605 family transposase — MDYRYGSHTVYQIEYHFVWVTKYRYKILKGEVAERVRELVRQTCEAFEIGIVQGVVSKDHVHILVSCPPEMAPSEIMRRLKGRTSSYLFEEFPHLKKRYWGRHFWARGYFCVTVGQMTEEMIKQYLEHHFEPNPNDNFKMEPE, encoded by the coding sequence ATGGATTATAGATATGGAAGTCATACGGTTTATCAGATTGAATATCATTTTGTATGGGTAACGAAGTATAGATATAAGATTCTGAAGGGAGAAGTAGCAGAACGAGTACGAGAGTTGGTTCGTCAGACGTGTGAAGCATTTGAAATCGGAATTGTACAGGGTGTAGTAAGTAAGGATCATGTGCATATTCTGGTGAGTTGTCCGCCGGAGATGGCTCCGAGTGAGATCATGAGGCGGCTAAAAGGACGAACATCGAGCTATCTGTTTGAAGAATTTCCTCACTTGAAGAAGCGGTACTGGGGAAGGCATTTTTGGGCGCGAGGGTATTTCTGCGTGACAGTAGGTCAGATGACAGAAGAGATGATCAAACAATACTTGGAGCATCATTTTGAGCCAAATCCAAACGACAATTTTAAAATGGAGCCGGAATAA